A region from the uncultured Bacteroides sp. genome encodes:
- a CDS encoding polysaccharide biosynthesis/export family protein — MKQIFYILIVITLFSSCTSQKQISYLQDIQGDYSMKIGQKQDATVQTGDWMSIIISSKDAELAQMFNLPIVSNSIVGNEIYSGGTNRVSGYLVDENGYIDFPQLGSIKIQGMTLIEISSLIKRKLIDRGYLNDPTVTTQYMNFKISVMGEVAHPGTFSISTGRITLLEALSMAGDLTIFGKRENVKVIREENGIRNVVNMDLRSKKIFNSPYFYLHQNDMVYVEPNKVRAGQREINQNRSIGTFASIISVLISLSVLIFK, encoded by the coding sequence ATGAAACAAATCTTTTATATTCTTATAGTCATCACACTATTTTCTTCTTGTACCTCGCAAAAGCAAATATCCTATCTGCAAGATATTCAAGGAGATTATTCAATGAAAATTGGACAAAAACAAGATGCTACCGTGCAAACAGGTGATTGGATGTCTATTATAATTAGCAGTAAGGATGCTGAGTTGGCACAAATGTTCAATCTACCTATTGTTAGTAATTCGATAGTAGGTAACGAAATCTATTCAGGAGGGACAAACCGCGTGTCAGGCTATTTGGTGGATGAAAACGGTTACATTGACTTTCCGCAATTGGGAAGCATTAAAATACAAGGAATGACACTGATAGAGATTTCCTCATTAATAAAAAGAAAACTTATTGATAGAGGATACCTAAATGATCCGACAGTAACAACACAATATATGAATTTCAAAATATCAGTGATGGGTGAAGTTGCTCATCCAGGCACATTTAGCATTTCCACGGGAAGAATTACCTTATTAGAAGCATTGAGTATGGCGGGCGATCTCACCATATTCGGAAAACGGGAAAATGTAAAGGTGATACGTGAAGAGAATGGGATACGAAATGTAGTTAATATGGATTTGAGAAGCAAGAAGATTTTTAACTCTCCCTATTTTTATCTGCACCAGAATGATATGGTGTATGTGGAACCGAACAAAGTAAGAGCGGGGCAACGGGAAATAAATCAGAACCGTAGCATAGGAACGTTTGCTTCTATCATATCCGTACTTATTTCTCTCTCTGTCCTAATCTTCAAATAA
- a CDS encoding polysaccharide biosynthesis tyrosine autokinase, giving the protein MNDDKFADYDLVDIKNKKQPESALLADALTILLRYKFLFAFCLIASCTLGYVYIRTTPKMFMRTATIMVKDTQKGTGLMESQTFNDVLTLGSNSVANETGILKSRRLMYKVTERLKLNVSYRALNLKKTELYSSSPIKVHFMNENEECSMVVKLAGNDVIELSEINDNRISAINVTVGKITNTPIGKIYIEMDSIGKAENKGMEILVSNAPLKITANAFCNRLNVGANETQSSLLNLSIVDENPQRAEDVLNTLIDVYNQDAIDDKNKVTINTANFIDERLSIIEKGLGLVDSEIEEYKKQNRLTDLSSESDVFLNNSNKLDNDGLSIENQLNMVEYMKAYLLRNGKDTEMIPGSIGIQDNGILKQITDYNEIVAKRNKLLANSSERNPLVKDMDATLKLQRNSIVRAIDNLQTSLKLQSMNMKSKEQETYDKITSLPTQQKQIVSIERQQKIKEELYLYLLNKKEENELQQTIAESNCKIVDVADGPSSPVSPNKIQVILICLIAGFSIPSLLLYLRMLLNTKVYLKEDIKDKVSIPFLGEVPFDKVSEEKDIRISEDSAHEHLNEALKIVRENLNFINGKQDEKGKTVQLISFNPSSGKTFITINLAVNIASSNAKVIALDLDLRKASLSKRLGFSTKQEGISNYLSGDANNIQTLIHTVNADNLSFDVISSGVIPPNPSELLKDTRLDKLMEFLKQEYDYVLFDNPPYGLLVDAFVCSRLADHSIYVIRSGMFDKRLLPDLQELYDSNKLKHLSIILNGVDYKKMAYSYKYGYSYHYHHYKKQHEKQRGWKNLYSKLFGDKY; this is encoded by the coding sequence ATGAATGACGATAAATTCGCAGACTACGATCTGGTTGACATAAAAAACAAGAAGCAGCCGGAATCGGCTTTGCTAGCGGATGCACTAACCATCTTGCTGAGGTATAAATTTCTATTTGCTTTTTGTCTGATAGCTAGTTGCACATTGGGATATGTATATATTCGTACTACTCCGAAAATGTTTATGCGCACGGCTACCATCATGGTGAAAGATACTCAAAAGGGCACAGGGTTGATGGAATCACAGACTTTCAATGACGTGTTGACATTGGGTAGCAACTCTGTAGCTAATGAGACAGGCATTCTTAAAAGCCGGAGGTTGATGTATAAAGTGACGGAACGATTAAAACTGAATGTAAGCTATCGGGCTTTGAATCTAAAGAAAACAGAGCTATACTCCAGCTCACCGATAAAAGTACATTTCATGAATGAAAATGAAGAGTGTAGTATGGTGGTAAAATTGGCCGGAAACGATGTAATAGAGTTGAGTGAAATCAACGATAATAGAATATCTGCCATAAATGTGACTGTAGGCAAAATTACAAATACACCTATAGGTAAGATATATATAGAGATGGACTCTATAGGAAAAGCAGAAAATAAGGGGATGGAAATATTGGTAAGCAATGCCCCATTAAAGATCACGGCAAATGCTTTCTGTAATCGATTGAATGTAGGAGCAAATGAAACTCAATCATCATTACTAAATTTGTCTATTGTAGATGAGAATCCACAACGAGCGGAAGATGTATTAAACACATTGATTGATGTTTACAACCAAGATGCCATAGATGATAAGAACAAAGTGACAATCAACACCGCTAACTTTATAGATGAGCGTTTAAGCATAATTGAAAAGGGACTTGGGCTGGTTGATTCGGAAATAGAAGAATACAAGAAGCAAAACAGATTAACTGACCTATCTTCTGAAAGTGATGTTTTTCTGAATAATTCCAATAAACTGGACAATGATGGACTGAGTATAGAGAACCAGTTAAATATGGTAGAATACATGAAAGCCTACCTGCTAAGAAATGGCAAAGATACAGAAATGATTCCGGGAAGTATTGGTATACAAGACAATGGTATTCTGAAACAAATAACGGATTATAATGAGATAGTGGCCAAAAGAAACAAACTGCTAGCAAACAGTAGTGAGCGTAATCCGTTGGTGAAAGATATGGACGCTACTCTGAAGTTACAACGGAATTCCATTGTCCGCGCGATAGATAATTTACAGACTTCGTTGAAACTTCAGTCCATGAATATGAAGAGTAAGGAACAAGAAACGTATGACAAGATAACGAGTCTACCTACCCAACAGAAACAGATTGTTAGCATAGAGAGGCAACAGAAAATCAAAGAGGAACTGTATCTCTATCTGCTGAATAAGAAAGAAGAAAATGAATTGCAGCAGACCATTGCCGAGAGCAATTGCAAAATTGTAGATGTGGCAGACGGTCCTTCATCTCCTGTATCACCCAATAAAATTCAGGTTATATTGATTTGCCTGATAGCGGGATTTTCTATCCCCTCTTTGTTGCTTTACTTGAGAATGCTACTAAATACGAAAGTATATCTGAAAGAAGACATCAAGGATAAAGTGTCCATTCCATTCCTGGGCGAAGTACCTTTTGACAAGGTTAGTGAAGAAAAAGATATAAGGATTTCGGAAGATAGTGCCCACGAACACCTTAACGAGGCTTTGAAAATAGTACGTGAGAATCTGAACTTTATAAACGGAAAGCAAGACGAAAAAGGAAAAACGGTTCAATTAATCTCATTCAACCCGTCATCGGGAAAAACTTTCATTACCATAAATCTTGCCGTCAATATAGCAAGCTCAAATGCCAAGGTGATAGCACTGGACTTGGACTTACGAAAAGCATCATTGAGCAAGCGTTTAGGATTCAGCACAAAACAAGAGGGAATATCAAACTATCTGTCAGGAGATGCAAATAATATACAGACATTGATACATACTGTTAACGCAGATAATCTGAGTTTTGACGTGATTTCTTCGGGAGTCATTCCGCCGAACCCTTCCGAACTATTGAAAGACACACGACTGGACAAACTGATGGAATTTCTAAAACAGGAGTATGATTATGTGCTTTTCGACAATCCGCCTTACGGATTGTTGGTGGATGCCTTTGTCTGTTCGCGCCTCGCCGACCACTCCATCTATGTCATCCGCTCGGGCATGTTTGACAAACGTCTGCTACCTGATTTGCAGGAGTTGTATGATTCCAATAAACTAAAACACCTAAGTATCATACTAAACGGAGTAGACTATAAAAAGATGGCATATAGCTATAAGTATGGCTACAGTTATCACTATCACCACTACAAGAAACAACATGAGAAGCAAAGAGGATGGAAGAACCTTTACAGTAAGCTTTTTGGAGATAAATATTAA
- a CDS encoding nucleotidyltransferase family protein has protein sequence MKRTFHETVLFDLLKISLWNQGAIINYANLAEEDWKAIYQLAAEQGVQSLVFDSIIQLPEKWRPEDTLLLMWAANTKLQEQRFMRNVMATNQLNEIFKAQELEILLLKGVGLAIFYPNLLYREFGDIDIYTNDHKKADNILLQYGEQTREHPKHNVFKFKGIPVENHRNFITLIKGTDLFSRKRRKAFETVEKELHDILKDEGSFLFRTYDNLRVPSATFNFLFLLMHTGTHLGGELVMRHLCDWACFLSTNQGRYNEKRIETTLGLLNFRKICFLMTDTAIRYLGMPPEFAPSFYRKESRARLNERFMNSLFHRFPGSKEVRKNTLWCKWRRFYSKQWKYDLLYCEYLPERLVRTLILWYQGYKGRMFK, from the coding sequence ATGAAACGCACTTTTCATGAAACAGTATTGTTTGATTTGCTGAAGATTTCTCTTTGGAACCAAGGGGCGATTATCAATTATGCCAATCTTGCAGAGGAAGACTGGAAAGCAATTTATCAACTTGCAGCCGAACAGGGAGTACAAAGCTTAGTATTTGATTCTATAATCCAGCTTCCTGAAAAGTGGCGGCCAGAGGATACACTACTGTTAATGTGGGCAGCCAATACAAAACTACAAGAGCAGAGATTTATGCGTAATGTAATGGCGACAAATCAGTTGAACGAAATTTTCAAAGCTCAGGAATTAGAAATATTGCTGCTCAAAGGAGTAGGATTGGCGATTTTCTATCCGAACCTTTTATATCGAGAGTTTGGAGACATCGACATCTATACGAATGACCATAAGAAAGCAGACAACATCTTGCTGCAATACGGTGAACAGACACGAGAACACCCGAAACACAATGTTTTCAAATTTAAAGGAATTCCGGTAGAGAATCACAGAAATTTTATCACTTTAATAAAAGGTACAGACCTTTTCAGCAGGAAGCGAAGAAAGGCATTTGAAACAGTAGAGAAAGAATTGCATGATATTCTGAAAGATGAAGGGAGTTTCCTCTTCAGAACTTACGATAACTTAAGAGTGCCTTCCGCTACATTCAATTTTCTCTTTTTGCTGATGCACACCGGAACGCATTTAGGAGGAGAATTAGTCATGAGGCATTTATGTGATTGGGCTTGTTTCTTGAGCACCAATCAGGGAAGATATAATGAAAAGCGAATTGAAACAACACTGGGACTATTGAACTTCCGGAAGATATGCTTTCTGATGACGGATACGGCAATCCGATACTTGGGAATGCCTCCTGAATTTGCTCCTTCTTTTTATCGGAAAGAGAGCCGGGCAAGACTGAATGAAAGGTTTATGAACAGCCTATTTCATAGGTTCCCTGGTTCTAAGGAAGTAAGAAAGAATACATTATGGTGTAAGTGGAGAAGGTTTTATAGCAAACAATGGAAATATGATTTGCTCTATTGTGAGTATCTGCCTGAAAGGTTGGTACGCACTCTGATACTTTGGTATCAAGGATATAAAGGAAGAATGTTTAAATGA
- a CDS encoding PqqD family protein, which produces MYIRKEYQLQTIASKNFIFLHKSGEVDMTRILSFNKTSVWLWQQLSEKEFTEEEALTLLCEHYEGDISQIKQNLEWWIESLIEEDVIVK; this is translated from the coding sequence ATGTATATTAGAAAAGAATACCAATTGCAGACCATAGCCAGCAAGAATTTTATCTTTCTTCACAAAAGTGGGGAAGTGGATATGACACGCATCTTGTCGTTCAACAAAACATCTGTCTGGCTATGGCAACAATTGTCAGAAAAAGAGTTTACCGAAGAGGAGGCATTGACTTTGTTGTGCGAACACTATGAGGGAGACATTTCACAAATAAAACAGAATCTAGAATGGTGGATAGAGTCGTTAATAGAAGAAGATGTCATTGTGAAGTAG
- a CDS encoding S24/S26 family peptidase: MEEIDNNWLFRQVEIALNTKKRVKIRLMGESMYPFLNSRSDILVIAPFISETVRVGDVVLAKVNDQYVLHRLIEKKEQGWCKLQGDANMKKQELVHVGNIIGRLVQIERNGTQTIDCLSKKWQWYGRCWIKLRFCRTYLLKIILWKRRAIKK; encoded by the coding sequence ATGGAAGAAATCGATAACAATTGGTTGTTCCGGCAGGTTGAGATAGCCTTGAACACTAAAAAACGAGTAAAAATCCGTTTGATGGGAGAAAGCATGTATCCTTTTCTAAATTCAAGGAGCGACATATTGGTCATTGCCCCATTTATTTCAGAAACTGTGCGCGTGGGCGATGTGGTATTGGCTAAGGTCAACGACCAATATGTTCTTCATCGGCTTATTGAAAAAAAAGAGCAGGGATGGTGTAAGTTGCAGGGTGATGCAAACATGAAAAAACAAGAGTTGGTGCATGTGGGAAATATTATTGGACGATTAGTACAGATAGAACGAAATGGGACACAAACGATAGATTGTCTCTCTAAAAAGTGGCAGTGGTATGGACGATGCTGGATAAAATTAAGATTCTGCAGAACCTATTTGTTGAAAATTATTTTATGGAAACGCCGTGCCATAAAGAAATGA